The Armatimonadota bacterium region GCGGCCGCCGACGCTTACCGCCAGGCACTCAAGGTCTCGCTCTCACAGCCCGCTGCGTTTCAGGCCAAGGTCCAGAACAGCCTTGCACAGGCGCTGTCGGCCTCGGGCAACTTCGACGATGCAGTTGCGGCTTACAAGAAGGCCGTCAGCCTTGACCCCCAGAGCGCGGTCTATCAGAACAACCTCGGCGCCGCTCTCCGCGTTGTCGGCAAGTCGCAGGAGTCCACGACCCCGCTGGCTGAAGCCACAGTGCTCGACCCCGGTGGCGGCGTGTACCACGCGAACCTCGCTGCGGCCGCCATGGATATCGGGCAGATCAACGAGGCGATCCAGTCATATCGCAAGGTGCTTCGCCTCGACGCCTCCGATCCGAAGATCCATCACCAGATCGGCAATGCCCTGCGGCAGCGTGGCCAGCTGACCAACGCCATCAACACCTGTGCGGCCCTCAGGAACATGGAGATCACCGACGACACGGTGGAAGGCGCACTTGCGCTCATCGCCGTGCATTACCTGTCCGGGCATCGCCTGTCGCTGGTTGACGCCATGGACCCGCGCGCCTATGACGTCATCCCGCGGCTTGTCTTCTCCCCGGATCGCTGGGCGGCCATGAAAGCGGAACTGCGCAGGCAGTGGATGAACCTGGAAGAGCGGCCGCTGTACGGCACGACGCGTCTGGCACTTCAGCGCATGATTCTTGACTTCGACGCGGTCGAGCCCGTTCTTGTCCCGCTTCTCATGCGGTTCACCCAGGTCATCGAGATCAACGCGGCAGGTCTGAACGCCTCCGTACCTCTTGAACTGCCCGAGAAACTGGCAAGCATGGCGGCCAAGGACAGCGCGCTGGCCGCCTCGATCCACTCCCTGAGCCCCGAGAGTCGCTGCGCGATTGTCGGCGTTTCCCAGGTGCTGCGTCAGCTCGGAGACAGCCGCGAGGCGATCGCCGAACTCAGCTGGGCAAGCCGGCTGGATCCCAAGAATGCCTACGTGCTGGTGGACTGGGGCCTCGCCCTCATGGACGCCGGGGACAATGTCCAGGCTCTGGCCAAGTTCCGGCAGGCTGCCCGGTTGGCCCCGGACATGCCACAGGCGCACTTCAACGGCGGCGTGGCTCTCGGCCGCATGGGCCAGGTAGCTCAGGCGGTTGATGCCTGGCAGCGCGCCATGGATATGGGGATGAATGACCCGCAGATCTACAACTTCATGGGCATCGCGCGGCTCCAGGAAACCGAACTGGACTACGCCTTCTCCATGTTCCGCCGTGCGGCTCAGCTTGATCCCGGCTATGCGCCTTCTCAGTACTACTTGGGCATCGCCTCGGCGCTTCAGCTCTCCGCTTCACCCATCACCAGCGCGGTTCTCGACGAAGCACGTCTGGCCACCCGCATCGGGAAAGGGCACTATCGCGTCCGCGGCGAGTTCATCAAGAGCGATGCTTTCGCTAATGCGATGCAGTTGATTACCCGCGCCGACAGCATCGATCCTGATCGCAAGGTGGACTACTACGCCACCGGCGTGGTGCTCGCGCTGCATGACCCAGCCCTGTCCGACAACCAAGGCGTAGACATCGTCCACCTTCCGACGCGTGTGCGTGGGCTGGAGCTCGGATGGACAGAGGTCACCAACAACGTGGCGGTCTGCAGCGCTCTGAACGGCGACCTTGACAAGGCGGAAGCTCTGCTGCGCATTGCCGTGGAGGACGAACCAGACTGCGCGGTCGCTCACTGGAACCTGGGCCGTGTGCTGATGGCGAAGAAGCTCGAGGGCGAGGGGCTGCAGGAATTGGACACGGCGGCTCGCCTCGCACGCACCCAGGGCCTGCCCTACGAGTTCCAGATCGCTCCGGTCATGCCCGCGCCGGCGCCGACGCCCGCGGCTCCAGCCGGCGGCATCACCACCCCCGAGGGCGCTGAGGCCGCTGCCGCCACCGGCTCGAAAGCATGTGGCGGCTGGACGCCCATGGACGGCCTGCTCGAAGCCTTCCGGGCCAAAGCCTACTTCTAGACCCGGTTAGTCCCCTTGAACTGGTAACGCCCTCCCCGACGCAGGGGAGGGCGCTTTGTTTTCTGAACCGTCACCAGAATAGGCTACTGCTGGAGTGCCAGGCGCCTGCATTTCGCGTATCCGTCTTCCACAACCACCGTCACCTGCACCTTACACGGCTCAGCGCCAAGTAGCTCGAGCGTCATCTCACAGGCATTCTCCGCGAGTCCCGCCGACAGAACCCTGCCCAGCTTACGGGGCTCGGATGTGAGCCACTGAATCGCTTCCGTGGGGTTCTTGAACCCCTGCGCATCCCAGTCATCATCGACGAAGCAGTCGCGGATACTCTCGGGCGCAGACTCGTCGGTGTCCAGGCTGTCTCCATGGTCCGGGTCGCCATCAGCCGGTTCAGTCTCGGAAGTCTCAATGGCGGATGGGACGAAATTGCCGAGATCGCGCAGCCATTCCTTCCCCAACTCCTCTGCCTGGCGCAAGGTCATCTTCGGTTTCCCGCAACCCCAGCAGATTGTGAGCAGGCACGCCCAGAGGCACGACCAAGCGCAAAGACCGCGCAGGTCGAAGCGGGAGGCCCGACGTGTGGAGGGGCAGGGTTGAGTGGCGTGATCCACGAGGAGATCAACGGCACAGCAGGGCAGGGCCTTGAGGGGTGACCTGGCCGGCGCCGGCCCGGCGCCCGGATGGGACACGGGGCCCTGCACACGAGGCTTCCGGGGTTAGCTCGAGCCTACCCGAACTTCCAGACTACCCCGAAGCCGCCGCGGGGGTACTCCCAGGAAATGTTGTCGTACGGGCAGACGATCTTGCAGACTCCGCACTCGACGCAGTTTTCATAGGCGACCAAGATCTCGCCGCCCTCCCACTCGTAAACCTCCGCCGGGCAGCGCGGGATACAGGGCTTGTCCTGGCAGCGCGCACAGACCGCCTGATCCTTGATCTTCAGGTGTGAAATCTCATCTGTCTTGTACTTGATCTTGTAGAGTGCTTCGGGCAGGCCAACGTTTCTCTGCTGACTCATATGAAGGACCTCGCGGCGTCCAGCGCATCCCACGCCAGGCCGAAGATGTTGCGTCGCTGGAAAAGCGATTGGATGATTTTCCACTGCTTGGTGCGCTTTGGCACCCCGTCAACCGTGAGCATCTCCCGGGCCGCCTGTGATGCAAACTCCGGGTACACGCTGAAGATCGGGTGGGTCTCCATGTACTTCGACGCGTTGCGGTACTTACGAAGGTCGGATAGGATGAAACTATGCTCCAGGCGCTCGCGATAGTGGTGGAGCGTGCGGGCGCTGAAGTCTCCTTTCTCGTGGGCCTCAATAGCCGTGTCTGCGGCCAGGCGCCCCGAGGTAATCGCCAGGTTAGACCCCTCGCGATGCAGCGAGTTGACCAGCATCGCCGCGTCTCCCGCGATCATGATCCCGTTGCCGAAAAGCTGGGGCATGGAGTTGTAGCCGCCTTCGGGGATCATGTGCGACAGGTACTCCAGCGTCTGGCCGCCCTCAAGCAGCGGCGCTACCATGGGGTGATTTTTCATCCGCTGGAGCAGGTCGAATGGAGTGAAGCCCCCGTGGATCGCGTCCTCTAGAAGCGCCCCGACACCCACCGAGAGAGTCGTCTTGTTGGTGTAGATGAAGCCCATGCCCAGCATCCCCGCCGCGGCATCGGCCATGAGCTCAATCGCCACGCCCTTGGAACCATCGGGCAGGTTGAACCGGTCGTTGATGACCTGCTCGGGCAGGCTGATGATCTCCTTGGTGATGCTTGCGGCCTGGTCGGGGCGCAGGGGCTTTTGCATCCCGAGACTCACTGCAAGCTGCGGGTTGACACCTTCGCACAGGATAACAACCGGCGCGTACAGGTCACCCTCCTCGCGCCCGCAGAGCACGCCTTTGACCTTGTCGCCATCGGTGAGGATCCGGTCGACACGGGTCTGAGGGATGATGAGGGCGCCCGCGTCCTCAGCCTGCTTCGCGAACCATGCGTCGAGCTTGACCCGCAGGATACTGTATGCGTTGGGCCCGTCCTGTACGAACTTGTCGCTGCGATAGCCGAACTTGAGCGCGGAGTCGGGGGTGAGCATCCAGTACTGCTGCTCGAAAATTGAGCGTTCCATCGGCGCCTCGGCCACGAGATTGGGCCAGACTTCGGACGTCGGGCGGACGTAGAGAATGCCGCCCATGACGTTCTTCGTGCCGGGCTTGTCGCCGCGCTCGATGACGATGGTGTTCAGCCCCGCACGGGCGCAGGTGGTCGCCGCTGCGAGCCCTGATGGCCCGGCGCCGACGATGATCACATCAAAGTGCTTGTTACTCGCGCCGTTTTCTGGCGTCATTCGCTGCTGCTCTCCTCGCGGAAGTGGCTACAGCTTCTCCTCGCCCAGGAGGATGCGCTTGAGGTCGCGCTCCCGGGCCACCTTGATCAATTCGGGGACGACCTTGTACAAGTCGCCCACGATTCCGAAGGTGGCCACGTTGAAAATCTTGGCGTTTGGATCGCTGTTGATGGCGACGATCACGTCTGAACCTTCCATGCCGACCAGGTGCTGGATTGCACCGCTGATGCCGCATGCCACGTACAGCCGAGGCCGCACGGTGGTGCCGGTCTGGCCGACCTGGTGATCGTGGCTAATCCAGCCTGCGTCCACCGTGGCGCGACTTGCGCCCACATCGGCGCCAAGAGCATCGGCCAGTTCGCGGATGAGATCGAACCCCGAAGGACCACCCAGGCCGCGGCCGCCCGAGACAATGATCTCGCTGAAAGTCAGGTTTGGCTTCTCCCCACCCTCGCGCGGCCGGAACTCCACCACTTTGGTGGGTATCTGATCCTCGACGAGGTCCAGAGCCTCGGCGATCACGTCAACTCCCCGCCCGGGCTGAGGGGTGGCGGCGTGCATAACCCTTGGGCGCACGGTTGCCATTTGCGGCCGGTGCTTGCGGGTCACGATGGTGGCCATGATATTTCCGCCGAAAGCCGGGCGGGTCTGGAGCAGGTTGCGCGTCGCGGGGTCTATTGCCAGGCCCGTACAGTCGGCGGTCAGACCGGTGTGCAGATCCGTCGCGATGGCCCCCGCGAGGTCGCGGCCCATGGTGGTTGCGCCCATAAGGACGATCTCGGGTTTGTGCTTCTCGATGAGCTGGATGGCGCCAGCCGCATATGGATCGGTGCGGTAGTCGGCGAGCACCGGGGAGTCCATCACGAAGGCCTGATCGGCGCCGAACTCTCCGGTCTGGCGAACCACATTATCTACGCCGTGCCCCAGCACGATGGCACCGAGCTTGCTGCCCAGGGCATCCGCGAGCTTGCGCGCCTCGCCCAGGAGTTCCCAGCTCACCGGGTGAACCTGTCCGCGGGATTGCTCCACGAAGACCCAGACGCCCGAGTACTCGGCGAGCTTCGCCGCAAGTGCGCGCTCTTCGGCCTCCTCATCGGATACCGGCTCGGGCTCTGTCGGGCCGGTGTCACCACCCTCAACGATGATCTCAAAGCAGTTCGCCGGGCAGACCTTACCGCACTTGCCGCAAGCGATGCATTTTTCCATGTCCACCCGCGCGATGCCGTCCACCATCTCGATGGCATCCACAGGGCACTCGCCGACGCAGTAGGTGCAGCCAGTGCATTTCTCCTGCTCGTAGATGAGCGTGCGCTTCTTCTTGGCCATGAACCGGACTCCACAGGTGGGTTACAGTCTCGATCGTTCCGCGGTGCGGGGCGGGGTCAGGCCTGCACCAGACTTGCGAGCTTCTCGGCGAGTGCTTCCGCGGCCGCGGCGGGATTCTCATCGCCGCCGGGGATTATCTCGCCGGGCTCACGAGCAGGCGGCGGGAAAATGCGGTTGACCATGGTGGGCGAACCCTTGAGCCCCAGAAGGTTTTCGTCGGCGTTGATATCAGCCTTGCCCCAGACCTCGGGCTTGTACCGCGCTGCCCGGATCATATTGGGCAGGGAGGCATAGCGGACTTCGTTCATCTCTTCCACGCAGGTGAGCAGGCAGGGGATCGGCGCCTCAATGACCTCGGTGCCCTTCTCAACCTGGCGCAGTATCCGGGCCTTTTTCGCATCCATGTCCACGGATTCAATGCCCACCGCGTATGTGATCTGCGGAATATTCAGGCGCCGTGCAAGACCCGGGCCAACCTGGGCCGTGTCGCCGTCGATGGCCTGCTTGCCGCACAGGACCATGTCCAGACCCTCTTCGTCACGGATGCGCATGAGCGCCAGGCCGATGGTGTAACTGGTGGCCCAGGTGTCCGCGCCTGCGAAGGCACGGTCGCTAATGAGGATCCCGCGATCAGCGCCGAAGGAGATGCACTCGCGGATGACCTCCACTGCCTGCGGGGGGCCCATGCAGACCACGGTCACCTTCCCGCCGTACCGCTCTTTGAGCTGAACCGCAGCCTCGGCGGCGTGGGCATCGTAGGGGTTGAGGATCGACGGCACGCCCTCGCGAACCAGCGTATTGGTTTCGGGGTCGATGCGCACTTCGGTCGTGTCAGGCACCTGTTTGACGCAGACGGCGATTTGCATGTGCAGCCCTCTTGGCATGAAGGGGTTCAGGAACTGCTGCTCTCGTCCTTGTGATGATGCTCGTGTTCCCGGTCACCGTGGTTGTCGTGGCCATGCACATCAGTGTGCTCGTGATCATGCCCGTGTGCGTGGACAGACTCCAGCCCGTGCCGAAAATGTCGCAGGACGCCCTCTTCGTGGGTCGGAGGCTCGCACTCGATCTGCAGCGTGGTCGCCTGGAACCCGAAGCGCTCCTGCAGAAGCTTCTCGAGCTCTTTCCGGATCCGGCTGCGCTCAGCCTCGGAATCCTCGCACACGTTCACATGGGCGCTGAGCGCAGCAAGGTTCGAGCATACGCTCCATGCGTGGAGGTGATGGACACCGAGCACACCTTCCACAGCGCTCATTTCCTGCACTACAGTGTTCAGGTCAATCCCGGGGGGCACGCCCTCGAGCAGCACGTGTACGGATTCGAAGGTGACGCGAACCGCCCCGACCAGGATGATCACGCCGATGCCGACGCTGATCGCCGGGTCGATGACGTGCCATCCGGTAATCGCAATGACACCCGCGCCGACCACTACACCGACGGACGCAAGGAGATCACCAACCACGTGCAGATACGCGCTGCGCAGGTTGATGTCCCCGTGGGAGTGGCCCTGCAGCCGAAAAGCCACGACCCCGTTCGCCGCCATGCCCAGCGCGGCGATGATCAGCATCTCGACGGACCGCACCTCGGGCGGTTCTTGGAAACGGACGTACGCCTCGCGCCCGATGAGGACGCAGATACCCAGCAGTGACAGGCCATTGACCAGCGCTGCAAGTATCTCGGCGCGGTGGAGCCCATAGCTGTGCCGGTCTGTGGGCGGAAGCGAGGCAAGGCGCAGGGCAAGCAGGCTCAGGGCAAGAGAGAAGACGTCGGAGAAGACGTGTCCCGCATCGCTCAAGAGCGCCAGACTGCGCGTCCACAGGCCCCCCGCGATCTCAGCCGCAAGCACGCAGGCCGTCAGCCCCACGGCGAACCGCAGCTGACGCGCCTTCTGCTGGTCATACTCCAATTCGCACTGCTCCATAGCGGCCAGACGCTATTGTATCCACAAATGCCGCTGGGCGCAATTGCGAGGGTAAGGCAAAACGCAGGGGTATGAGAGTCAGGGCCCTCACGGGTGCCGGCCAGTCCATGCACACCGGACCGAACGTGGCCCGACGGCAATCAGTGGGGCGTGGGGGCGACGGTCGGCTCACTCGCGAGGTCATCTGCCAGCACGGTCACGCCCTGGCCAGTGACCTCGAGGACTCCGCCGGAGACTACGAAAGCAACCTGCTGGCGATCGGGCAGCGTGATGGTCAGGTCGCCCTTGCCCAATGCGGCGATGAGCGGCGCGTGACCGGGTCGCACACCAAAGTAGCCCTCGACTCCCGGAGCGCGGAGGGAGTACACCGGGCGATCAAACTGCACGCCCTCCTGGGTGATTATCTGCAGGCGATACGAGGTTGCCATAGGGTTACGCGGTCGCCGCCCTGGTATTCTTCGTCACGTCGTCGATGCTGGCCGCCATGCGGAAGGCCTCTTCAGGAAGCTTGTCGTGTTCGCCCTGCAGGATCTCCTCGAACCCCCGCAGGGTCTCCTCCACCGGCACAAAGGCGCCGGGGATTCCCGTGAAGACCTCGGCCACGAACATGGGCTGCGTGAGGAACTGCTGGATGCGACGGGCACGGGCAACGGTGAGCTTGTCGTCGTCGGAGAGCTCGTCAATGCCCAAGATCGCGATGATGTCCCGCAGATCCTTGTAGCGCTGGAGGATCTGCTGCACACCGCGCGCCACCCTGTAATGGTGCTCCCCGACCACCCGCGGGTCCAGAAGGCGGGAGGTGGAGTCCAACGGGTCCACGGCGGGGTAGATTGCCTGGGCGAACAGCTCGCGGGACAGCGAGACATTGGCATCGAGATGGCTGAAGGTCGTAGCCGGAGCCGGATCGGTGTAGTCGTCCGCCGGCACATAAATGGCTTGCACGGAAGTAATCGAGCCGCGGTGCGTGGAGGTGATCCGCTCCTGCAAGGCACCCATCTCGGTGGACAGCGTGGGCTGGTAACCCACGGCCGAGGGCATGCGTCCCAGGAGCGCGGAGACCTCGGAACCGGCCTGCGTGAAGCGGAAGATGTTGTCGACGAACAGGAGCACGTCCTGGCCGAGTTCATCGCGGAAGTATTCGCACATGGTCAGTGCCGACAGGGCGATGCGCAGGCGGGCCCCCGGCGGCTCGTTCATCTGGCCGAACACCAGGGTGGTCTGCCCGAGAACCCCGGCCTCCTCCATTTCAAGCCAGGTGCTGTTCCCCTCACGGGTCCGCTCTCCGACGCCCGCGAAGACCGACACACCCTCGTGGTTCGTCGCCACGTTGTGGATCAGTTCCATGATGAGAACGGTCTTGCCTACACCTGCGCCGCCGAAGAGACCGATCTTGCCCCCTCGCGGGAAGGGGCACAGCAGGTCGATGACCTTGACACCGGTCTCGAACTGCTCTTCGGCAACGCTCTGTTCCTCGAAAGACGGCGGATCACGGTGGATGGGCAGGCGCTCGCCGGCGTCCACTGGTCCGCGACCGTCGATGGGCCGGCCGAGAACGTCGAACATGCGCCCCAGGGTTTCCTTCCCCACGGGAACGGTGATCGGGCCGCCGGTGTCTTCCACAGGCATCCCGCGAACGAGACCGTCGGTGTTGTCCATGGCGATGCAGCGCACCATGTCGTCACCCAAATGCTGCGCGACCTCGACAATCAGGTCGATCTCCCGGGCGTCGTCCTTGATGCGCAGCGCCTGCAGTAGCGCGGGAAGCGCATCCGCCGGAAACCGGACGTCGACGACCGGCCCTCGTACCTGAACAACCTTGCCCTGAGCCATATTCTCATCCCAACCGTTGATGGTCTGCAGTCTCGTCTGCCCGGCGCAGCCTGGGCGGCGCTGTCTATCCCGAGGTCAGCGCTTCCGCGCCACTGATGACCTCGAGGATCTCTGTGGTGATCTGCGTCTGCCGGGCCCTGTTCAAAGCGCGTGACAGGTCAGTAATCAGTTCTCGCGCATTGTCGGTAGCCGCGGTCATGGCCGTCATGCGCGATGCTTCTTCGGATGCCGCCGACTCCAGCATCATCCGGTACAGCGCCGCGTCGATGCTTCGCGGCAAGAGTGTGGCCAGCAGTTCCTCCGCGGGTGGCTCGTAGATATAGCGAGCAACGTCACCGTTCCCGTGATCGGCCGCCGGCGGCTCGATGGGAAGCAGTAGGCGCACCGCAGGGACCTGACTGATCGCCGACAGAAACTGGGTGTAAATCACATACACCGAATTGAGCTGGCCCGCGAGGAAGGCGTCCTGCAACGAACGCGAGAGGTCCACCGCCATCCCGAAGCGCTGGGCGTCGTCGGGCGAATCGCACACAGTGTGGGGCCGGCAGGCGATGCGGGTCAGGAACTGCCCGGCTTTCGGGCCCACAGCCCACAGCTTCATCGGCTCATCGAGCTCGCTGATGAACTCCTGCACCCGGCGGTGGAGTGACACGTTGTAGCTTCCGCACAGTCCACGGCTCCCGCCGATGACCAGCACACCCACGGTGTCCGCGTCATTGTGCTGCAGGAGCGGATGGGTTATCTCCCCGGCCTGTGCGGCCACGTGCTGCATGATGCTGTCCAGGGCATTCCAGTACGCGCGGCCGTTCTCCACCTGCCCCTGGACCCGGCGCAGCTTCGCGGCCGCCACCATCTTCATGGTGCGGGTGATCTTGGCGATCCCCTGGACCGTCCTGATTTTCCGTCGTATTGCGCGCAGGTTCTCGGGCATGGCTCAATCCAATGGCCGCCGAAGCGGTGACGGTGTTCAGGCCAGACGGCAAACCGCACCCGTGGACGTGTCTACGGGCTCTTCACGGATGATGAAATGATCCTTCGCCTCGCCAATCGCTTTGGCGAGAAGCCCGGCCATCTCGTCGCTTAGCGCGCCGGTCTCGTGCATGTAATGGGCGATCTGCGGATAATTCTCGTGTACGAACTGGATCATTCGCGGTTCGAATGCCCTGATCAGCTCACGCGGTACGTCCCGATAGTGCCCCTGGGCTCCCGCGAAGATCGCGATGGTCTGGTCCACCACGGACATAGGCGCGTACTGGTCCTGCTTGAGGATTTCGACCATGCGGTCGCCGCGGTCAAGGATGGCCCGGGTCTCCTCATCGAGGTCCGAGGCGAACTGCGCGAAGGCCTCATATTCGCGGTACGATGCGAGGTCCAATTTCAGGCGACCGGCAACCGACTTCATCATCTTCGTCTGGGCGGCCGAGCCTACGCGCGAGACGGATCGGCCCACATCGATGGCCGGACGGATGCCCTGGTGGAACAGGTCGGACTCAAGATAGATCTGCCCATCGGTGATGGAGATCACGTTGGTCGGGATATACGCTGAGAAGTCCCCTTCCTGGGTCTCAACGATGGGCAGGGCGGTGAGTGAGCCGCCCCCAAGCTCGTCATTGAGTTTGCAGGCGCGCTCAAGCAACCGGGAATGCAGGTTGAAGATGTCTCCCGGAAACGCCTCACGGCCCGGTGGACGGCGCAGGAGCAGGGAGACCTCACGGTACGCCACTGCTTGCTTGGATAGGTCATCGTAGACAACCAGCGCGTGACCGCCGTTGTCCCGCACGTACTCGCCGATGGCGCAGCCGGCATAGGGGGCGATATACTGCAGCGCTGCCGGGTCACTGGCTGTGGCGGAGACGATGCAGGTGTAATCCATCGCGCCCTCGCGGCGCAGCACTTCGGCCACCCGGGCCACCGTGGACTGTTTCTGGCCGATGGCGACGTACACGCACTTCACGCCAGTGTCGCGCTGGTTGATGATGGCATCCAGCGCGATCGCGGTCTTTCCGGTCTGGCGGTCGCCGATGATCAACTCGCGCTGTCCCCGGCCGATGGGCGTCATGGAGTCGATAGCCTTGATCCCCGTATGGAGGGGCTCGAAGACCGGCTGGCGTTCAACCACACCAGGAGCTTTGACATCAATGCGGGCGGTGAGATCAGACTCGATCGGGCCGAGATCATCCAGCGGCTCACCCAGGGGGTTCACCACACGGCCGAAGAGAGCCTCGCCCACTTTCGTCTCGGCAATGCGCCCCGTAGCCTGCACGCGGGCGCCTTCTTCAATGCCGACGTCCGGTCCGAGCAGAATGCAGCCGACATTATCCTCCTCGAGGTTCAGGGCGATGCCCATCACCCCGCCGGGGAACTCAACCAGTTCGGAGACCATGACGTCATCCAGCCCGTAGACGCGGGCGATACCGTCCCCGACCTGCAGGACAATGCCCACCCGCTCCATGCTGAGCCGGGACTGATAGCGTTCGATCTCCTCACGGAGTACCGCTGAGACTTCCTCTGCGCGCAGAGGCAACTGGAATCACCTCGGGACAATCAGGCGGATGCGGGCGGTCAGTCACCCGATGCGAGCGCCGGTTTCGCTGACACTTGCTCGGCTAATCGGGTCAAGTGCCCCGCGAGGGAGCCGTCGATCAGGCGGCCAGCCATGCGGATGCGCGCGCCACCAATCACCTCAGGTATCAGGTGGTACTCGGTAACCACCGGGGCGCGAACAAGTCGGGACAGGGCAAGTTCGAGCCGCTCCTTCTGCGCGCTGTCGGGCTCCCAGGCCACTTCCACGTGAGCCCGGACAACGCCGCGCGCAGCGTCCGTAAGGGCGGCGAAGGCGTCTGCGGCCCCCTTGAGAACCTCGGTGCGTTTCTTCTCGAGCAGCACCGAAATGAGGCCCCGCACGATCTCGCTGGGCGGATTCCCGGCGATGCGCTCGAGAATCTCGGTCTTCTCTTTCGGCGTGATTTCTGGGTGACGAAGCACTCCCTGTAGCCGCGGGTCGCTGTTGATCGCCAGCTGGAGCCGGGCTAGTTCCTCGCCCACCATCTCCACCTGTGCGCTCTTGACGGACAGATCATAGACCGCCGCGATGTAGCGCCGGATGAGGGTGTGGTCAATCATCAGCCGTCACGCTGCTCGGCAGCCAGGCGCTCCACATCGGCGATAAACTCGTCGATGAGTGCGCGGTGCCGCTGTTCATTGAGGGCCTGGCGAAGCACGGACCGGCACATGCGGACCGAGGTCTCGCAGACCTGGTCGCGCAGTTCCGTGGCCGCTTGCTGGCGGTCGCGGTCGATGGCGGCCCGAGCGGTGCGCTCTGCGTCCCGGGACTGCTCGCGGGCCATGCGCACCATTTCCTCAGCCTTGCTCTGGGCCTCGCGCGCGAGTTCCGCGGCGCTCTCCTCGGCTTGCCGAACCAGGCCCTCGCGCTGCGAACGAATGTCCTCCAGTTCGCGAGCAGCGGCCTCGCGGCTCTCCTCGGCAGCATCAAGATCGCTTGCGATCTTGCGCTTGCGCTGCTCGATGAAAGCCCCGATGGGCTGGAACATGATTCGGCGCATGAGCCAAAGCAGGATGACAAAGCCGGTGATATTGACCACCAGCACGCCCGGCTCTATGCCCAGGTCATGCAGTATGGATGCCATGGTTTAGACACCAGCCATCAGGACATCGGGATGGCCCGGCAGCTCGCCCGGGCCGAACCGTCACGCGGGTCTGACTAGTTGCCGCCCATTGCCTGCACAACGTCCATGACCGCCGGAAGCTTGCCATAGAGCATGAAGAAAATGAGCAACGCGTAGATGACAAGGGATTCGATGAGCGACAGGGACAGAATCAGGGCGAAGCGGATGTCGCCGGCTGCGTCGGGCTGGCGCGAAATGCCTTCCATCGCCGCGGCCGCGGCCCTTCCCTGCGCCAGACCGGCGCCGATGACTGCGATCGGCAGTCCGAGCCCGACAGCGAGAGCCAGTGCTGCACCGTAGATCATTTGAGGCCTCCCTCAGTGTCTTTGCCGGGCGCGGGCCCGGTGCTGTGGATATCAGATTCACCGGACCGCGGTCAGGCCGCCTCCGGACTGTGCTCGTGACCGTGGGCATCGCCATGGTCGTCGCCGTGCCCCGCTGTCGCACCGGCGATGTACGCCGCCGATAGC contains the following coding sequences:
- a CDS encoding cation diffusion facilitator family transporter → MEYDQQKARQLRFAVGLTACVLAAEIAGGLWTRSLALLSDAGHVFSDVFSLALSLLALRLASLPPTDRHSYGLHRAEILAALVNGLSLLGICVLIGREAYVRFQEPPEVRSVEMLIIAALGMAANGVVAFRLQGHSHGDINLRSAYLHVVGDLLASVGVVVGAGVIAITGWHVIDPAISVGIGVIILVGAVRVTFESVHVLLEGVPPGIDLNTVVQEMSAVEGVLGVHHLHAWSVCSNLAALSAHVNVCEDSEAERSRIRKELEKLLQERFGFQATTLQIECEPPTHEEGVLRHFRHGLESVHAHGHDHEHTDVHGHDNHGDREHEHHHKDESSSS
- the atpC gene encoding ATP synthase F1 subunit epsilon, with the protein product MATSYRLQIITQEGVQFDRPVYSLRAPGVEGYFGVRPGHAPLIAALGKGDLTITLPDRQQVAFVVSGGVLEVTGQGVTVLADDLASEPTVAPTPH
- the atpD gene encoding F0F1 ATP synthase subunit beta; this translates as MAQGKVVQVRGPVVDVRFPADALPALLQALRIKDDAREIDLIVEVAQHLGDDMVRCIAMDNTDGLVRGMPVEDTGGPITVPVGKETLGRMFDVLGRPIDGRGPVDAGERLPIHRDPPSFEEQSVAEEQFETGVKVIDLLCPFPRGGKIGLFGGAGVGKTVLIMELIHNVATNHEGVSVFAGVGERTREGNSTWLEMEEAGVLGQTTLVFGQMNEPPGARLRIALSALTMCEYFRDELGQDVLLFVDNIFRFTQAGSEVSALLGRMPSAVGYQPTLSTEMGALQERITSTHRGSITSVQAIYVPADDYTDPAPATTFSHLDANVSLSRELFAQAIYPAVDPLDSTSRLLDPRVVGEHHYRVARGVQQILQRYKDLRDIIAILGIDELSDDDKLTVARARRIQQFLTQPMFVAEVFTGIPGAFVPVEETLRGFEEILQGEHDKLPEEAFRMAASIDDVTKNTRAATA
- the atpG gene encoding ATP synthase F1 subunit gamma, with protein sequence MPENLRAIRRKIRTVQGIAKITRTMKMVAAAKLRRVQGQVENGRAYWNALDSIMQHVAAQAGEITHPLLQHNDADTVGVLVIGGSRGLCGSYNVSLHRRVQEFISELDEPMKLWAVGPKAGQFLTRIACRPHTVCDSPDDAQRFGMAVDLSRSLQDAFLAGQLNSVYVIYTQFLSAISQVPAVRLLLPIEPPAADHGNGDVARYIYEPPAEELLATLLPRSIDAALYRMMLESAASEEASRMTAMTAATDNARELITDLSRALNRARQTQITTEILEVISGAEALTSG
- a CDS encoding F0F1 ATP synthase subunit alpha, which codes for MPLRAEEVSAVLREEIERYQSRLSMERVGIVLQVGDGIARVYGLDDVMVSELVEFPGGVMGIALNLEEDNVGCILLGPDVGIEEGARVQATGRIAETKVGEALFGRVVNPLGEPLDDLGPIESDLTARIDVKAPGVVERQPVFEPLHTGIKAIDSMTPIGRGQRELIIGDRQTGKTAIALDAIINQRDTGVKCVYVAIGQKQSTVARVAEVLRREGAMDYTCIVSATASDPAALQYIAPYAGCAIGEYVRDNGGHALVVYDDLSKQAVAYREVSLLLRRPPGREAFPGDIFNLHSRLLERACKLNDELGGGSLTALPIVETQEGDFSAYIPTNVISITDGQIYLESDLFHQGIRPAIDVGRSVSRVGSAAQTKMMKSVAGRLKLDLASYREYEAFAQFASDLDEETRAILDRGDRMVEILKQDQYAPMSVVDQTIAIFAGAQGHYRDVPRELIRAFEPRMIQFVHENYPQIAHYMHETGALSDEMAGLLAKAIGEAKDHFIIREEPVDTSTGAVCRLA
- the atpH gene encoding ATP synthase F1 subunit delta; the encoded protein is MIDHTLIRRYIAAVYDLSVKSAQVEMVGEELARLQLAINSDPRLQGVLRHPEITPKEKTEILERIAGNPPSEIVRGLISVLLEKKRTEVLKGAADAFAALTDAARGVVRAHVEVAWEPDSAQKERLELALSRLVRAPVVTEYHLIPEVIGGARIRMAGRLIDGSLAGHLTRLAEQVSAKPALASGD
- the atpF gene encoding F0F1 ATP synthase subunit B translates to MASILHDLGIEPGVLVVNITGFVILLWLMRRIMFQPIGAFIEQRKRKIASDLDAAEESREAAARELEDIRSQREGLVRQAEESAAELAREAQSKAEEMVRMAREQSRDAERTARAAIDRDRQQAATELRDQVCETSVRMCRSVLRQALNEQRHRALIDEFIADVERLAAEQRDG